A window from Bacillota bacterium encodes these proteins:
- a CDS encoding electron transfer flavoprotein subunit beta/FixA family protein, whose translation MHAVVCLKQVPDTTEVKIDPSTGTLVRAGVPSIVNPYDAHALEAALRLKDQFGGKVTVVSMGPPQASQALKKAVSLGADEAILLTDRVFAGSDTLATSYILTQALLKLAEKDPIDVVFCGKMAIDGDTGQVGPGIATRLDYEQLTYVSDIGKLDAEKREITVWRALGDGKEQVKTRLPALLTVTDEVNDVRYGSFPDQVRAARYEPITWTKDDLHLDLARCGLKGSPTTVSKVFTPQARVKRQTDLIPDGLEKPGEAAEAMAAKLFGLPPVKKGIAEGRALAKEVAGR comes from the coding sequence TTGCACGCAGTCGTCTGTCTGAAACAGGTCCCCGACACGACCGAGGTCAAGATCGACCCCAGCACCGGCACGCTCGTCCGGGCCGGGGTACCCTCGATCGTCAACCCCTATGACGCCCACGCCCTCGAGGCGGCCCTGCGGCTGAAGGACCAGTTCGGGGGCAAGGTCACCGTGGTCAGCATGGGTCCGCCCCAGGCCTCGCAGGCCTTGAAGAAGGCCGTCTCGCTGGGGGCCGATGAAGCCATCCTGCTGACCGACCGGGTCTTCGCCGGTTCCGATACCCTGGCCACCAGCTACATCCTCACCCAGGCCCTCCTCAAGCTGGCCGAGAAGGATCCCATCGACGTGGTCTTCTGCGGGAAGATGGCCATCGATGGCGATACCGGCCAGGTCGGGCCGGGCATCGCCACCCGCCTCGACTACGAGCAACTGACCTACGTCTCGGACATCGGGAAGCTCGACGCGGAGAAGCGGGAGATCACCGTCTGGCGGGCCCTCGGCGACGGCAAGGAACAGGTCAAGACCCGTCTGCCGGCTCTGCTCACGGTGACCGACGAGGTCAACGACGTCCGCTACGGCTCCTTCCCCGACCAGGTCCGGGCGGCCCGGTACGAGCCGATCACCTGGACCAAGGACGACCTCCATTTGGACCTGGCCCGGTGCGGGCTCAAAGGCTCGCCGACCACGGTCAGCAAGGTCTTCACCCCGCAGGCCCGGGTCAAGCGCCAGACCGACCTGATCCCCGACGGTTTAGAGAAGCCCGGGGAGGCGGCCGAGGCCATGGCGGCCAAGCTCTTCGGCCTCCCGCCGGTGAAGAAGGGCATCGCCGAAGGGCGCGCCCTGGCCAAGGAGGTGGCCGGCCGATGA
- a CDS encoding electron transfer flavoprotein subunit alpha/FixB family protein, translating to MSPGEMKPEVAQAMADPAKSQYKGIWVYLEHAEKTPAPVSWELIGEARRLAKDLKAEVSAVLLGHDVKAMPEEAFAYGADRVYLVQSPVLRDYRTRPYARVAVELVEKYHPEIFLLGATAQGRDLASTVATKLATGLTADCTSLDIDQETKDLRQTRPAFGGNIMATILCRHRRPQMSTVRPHIMPMPEREEDRHGEVVEDEFQMAEEEVAEKVLTFVRKKTEGIPLEQADIVVSGGRGTGGAEGMDKIRRLAEALGAAVGASRAAVSNGWIGQDHQVGQTGQTVRPKLYIACGISGSIQHLAGMQSSELIVAINKDPKAPIFEASDYGLVGDLHQVVPALTKAFERLIEGQEARP from the coding sequence ATGAGCCCCGGCGAAATGAAGCCCGAAGTCGCGCAAGCCATGGCCGACCCCGCCAAGTCCCAATACAAGGGCATCTGGGTCTACCTCGAGCACGCTGAGAAGACCCCGGCCCCGGTCTCCTGGGAGCTCATCGGCGAGGCCAGGCGGCTGGCCAAGGACCTGAAGGCCGAAGTCTCCGCCGTCCTCCTCGGTCACGACGTCAAAGCTATGCCCGAGGAGGCCTTCGCCTACGGGGCCGACCGCGTCTACCTGGTCCAGTCCCCGGTCCTCCGCGACTACCGGACCCGTCCCTATGCCCGGGTCGCGGTCGAGCTGGTCGAGAAGTATCACCCGGAGATCTTTCTCCTCGGCGCCACCGCCCAGGGGCGGGACCTGGCCTCGACCGTCGCCACCAAACTGGCCACCGGCCTCACCGCCGACTGCACCTCGCTGGACATCGACCAGGAGACCAAGGACCTCCGCCAGACCCGTCCGGCCTTCGGCGGGAACATCATGGCTACCATCCTCTGCAGACACCGCCGTCCCCAGATGTCGACCGTCCGCCCGCACATCATGCCCATGCCCGAGCGGGAGGAAGACCGCCATGGGGAAGTGGTTGAGGACGAGTTCCAGATGGCCGAGGAGGAAGTGGCCGAGAAGGTCCTCACGTTCGTCCGCAAGAAGACCGAGGGGATCCCGCTGGAGCAGGCCGACATCGTCGTCTCCGGCGGTCGGGGGACGGGGGGCGCCGAGGGCATGGATAAGATCCGGCGCCTGGCCGAGGCCCTCGGGGCGGCCGTCGGGGCCTCGCGGGCGGCCGTCTCCAACGGTTGGATCGGTCAGGACCATCAGGTCGGGCAGACCGGCCAGACCGTCCGGCCCAAGCTCTACATCGCCTGCGGAATCTCCGGCTCCATCCAGCACCTGGCCGGCATGCAGAGCTCGGAGCTAATCGTGGCCATCAACAAGGACCCCAAGGCGCCCATCTTTGAAGCCTCGGACTACGGCCTCGTCGGCGACCTCCACCAGGTGGTCCCGGCCTTGACCAAAGCCTTCGAGCGGCTGATCGAGGGGCAGGAGGCGAGACCATGA